A window from Schistosoma haematobium chromosome 1, whole genome shotgun sequence encodes these proteins:
- a CDS encoding hypothetical protein (EggNog:ENOG410VENC~COG:A), producing MSLSNDTIELSLTPSVRSINVTIPPFKVTDPQLWFIRLEHYFVVNRVHTQRDKFDHASSLLPDEVADNVREILIKPDIEKPYDALKQAVIKAVSLSDRQAIEQLLSQVQIGDRTPSQLKNYVRSIIDDRKVDKNIFYQLWLRRLPANVQQILAVEDSDVDIDNIAKIADRIYERMKQTSPQRHSTVMAFDHNHTRLLRK from the coding sequence ATGTCTTTAAGTAACGATACAATAGAACTTTCCTTAACGCCGTCCGTGAGGTCCATTAATGTAACTATTCCTCCTTTTAAGGTCACAGATCCTCAACTTTGGTTTATCAGACTTGAACATTACTTTGTAGTTAATCGTGTTCATACACAGCGAGATAAATTTGACCACGCGAGCTCGCTACTTCCAGATGAAGTAGCAGATAATGTACGAGAGATTTTAATCAAGCCAGACATAGAAAAGCCATACGATGCATTAAAACAGGCAGTGATTAAAGCCGTCTCATTAAGCGACCGGCAAGCCATCGAACAACTTCTCAGTCAAGTGCAGATAGGAGATAGGACTCCATCTCAACTAAAAAACTACGtgagaagcataatcgatgacagaaaagtagataaaaacatattttatcagtTGTGGTTACGACGACTTCCAGCGAACGTGCAGCAGATTCTTGCGGTTGAGGACAGCGATGTCGATATAGACAACATTGCTAAAATAGCCGATAGAATTTATGAGAGAATGAAACAAACGAGTCCGCAAAGGCATAGTACTGTAATGGCATttgaccataaccacacaagactactcagaaaatag